One segment of Thermosynechococcus sp. HN-54 DNA contains the following:
- a CDS encoding 2Fe-2S iron-sulfur cluster-binding protein translates to MTQTFRVEILHQGQTYTFEASADQPILRSATAAGIDLPSSCNAGVCTTCAAQIQEGSVDHGDAMGLSPELREKGYVLLCVARPCSDLKLISEKEEEVYNFQFGQFQKA, encoded by the coding sequence ATGACCCAAACCTTTCGTGTTGAGATTCTGCACCAAGGACAAACCTACACGTTTGAAGCCAGTGCTGATCAACCGATCCTGCGATCAGCCACTGCTGCCGGCATTGATCTCCCCAGTTCCTGTAATGCCGGGGTGTGCACCACCTGTGCTGCACAAATTCAAGAGGGCAGCGTTGATCACGGGGATGCCATGGGGCTGAGTCCCGAACTGCGGGAAAAAGGTTATGTGCTCCTCTGTGTGGCTCGCCCCTGTTCGGATCTGAAACTCATCTCTGAAAAAGAGGAAGAGGTCTATAACTTCCAATTTGGTCAATTCCAGAAAGCCTAG